One part of the Mycolicibacterium aromaticivorans JS19b1 = JCM 16368 genome encodes these proteins:
- a CDS encoding TetR/AcrR family transcriptional regulator — protein MPKRIDEDGLFQTTVAVFAECGYRATTTQEIATRAGVNEATLFRRYGAKANLINTALRHVLADSSFARVAITDDVTADLTALVRSYVETAQQYGGAVATLLADVPRNPELRDAIAALMPNLVNAAGVLAAHQDGGRLAAGDPLQTLVALIAPLLVFGLWARTGATPRVPDIDPAGVVADFLDGHRARV, from the coding sequence TGGCCTGTTCCAGACAACTGTCGCGGTATTCGCCGAGTGCGGTTACCGGGCCACCACGACACAGGAGATCGCGACGCGCGCGGGTGTCAACGAAGCGACATTGTTCCGCCGCTACGGAGCCAAGGCGAATCTGATCAACACGGCCTTGAGGCACGTGTTGGCGGATTCGTCGTTCGCGAGAGTGGCGATCACTGACGACGTCACCGCGGATCTGACCGCGCTGGTGCGGTCGTACGTCGAGACCGCGCAACAGTATGGCGGTGCGGTCGCGACGCTTCTCGCCGACGTGCCCCGGAATCCGGAACTGCGCGATGCGATTGCGGCCTTGATGCCCAATCTCGTCAATGCCGCCGGTGTGTTGGCGGCACATCAGGACGGCGGGCGGCTGGCGGCGGGCGACCCACTGCAGACGCTGGTGGCGTTGATCGCACCGTTATTAGTGTTTGGCCTCTGGGCGCGTACCGGAGCAACGCCGCGGGTTCCCGACATCGATCCGGCCGGCGTGGTCGCTGACTTCCTGGACGGGCATCGCGCCCGCGTCTAG
- a CDS encoding TetR family transcriptional regulator, which translates to MPSRAAMDKRRGRRHGEPVSRDVVLRAAKNQFAQHGYEKTTLRAIADEAHVDPSMVLYLFGSKAELFRESMKLVLDPELFTEELTAGNDDGLGFRIVRAYLTIWEQPDTAASMVSMLQSATSNSDAHKAFREFLHSYVMTAVTDALGGADDARLRAMLAATSLVGTAMLRYVMQVPPLSTLTADEVVTLIGPSIQRYLSAPADELGLPTTHTT; encoded by the coding sequence ATGCCTTCACGTGCAGCGATGGACAAGCGACGCGGCAGACGCCATGGCGAACCCGTGTCCAGGGACGTGGTCCTGCGCGCGGCCAAGAACCAGTTCGCTCAACACGGTTACGAGAAGACGACGCTGCGCGCGATCGCCGACGAAGCCCATGTGGACCCGTCGATGGTGTTGTATCTGTTCGGCTCGAAGGCGGAACTCTTCCGCGAGTCGATGAAGCTGGTTCTCGATCCCGAATTGTTCACCGAAGAACTGACCGCCGGCAATGATGACGGGCTGGGGTTCCGCATCGTCCGTGCCTATCTGACTATCTGGGAGCAACCCGACACCGCTGCGAGCATGGTCTCGATGCTGCAGTCGGCGACATCGAACAGTGATGCGCACAAGGCATTTCGAGAGTTCTTGCACAGTTACGTGATGACCGCGGTCACCGATGCCCTGGGCGGCGCGGATGACGCGCGACTGCGGGCGATGCTCGCCGCCACGAGCCTCGTTGGCACGGCGATGCTGCGGTACGTCATGCAGGTGCCGCCGCTGTCGACCCTGACCGCCGACGAGGTGGTCACGCTCATCGGTCCCAGCATCCAGCGCTACCTCAGCGCGCCGGCGGACGAACTCGGCCTGCCGACCACCCACACCACCTAG
- a CDS encoding Ig-like domain-containing protein has protein sequence MIFSAIAAALITAVLRWLVGSFEGNAGGVAAALMLGLGGAGLAVLGLGTLFERIGLALGSALALLLGNPLSGLASAPKMLPRGWGVVGQYLPQGATATLLRSAIFFDGAGAGAAVIVLIAWAVGGAALVGFALLRSAAHRSSGARPFGGPVVWLGAGAITVGIGAALAQGSAVASADTGHSGRSDAGAGGNVGPTSPTRHGDAVTIKVPKAIRPSAGANRTTPAGPAGNPLRPHDVLGWVRRELRYTLFNKPPVIAAVQHTEDPVTGVVTGELLGTKGSRGALTYTVTQPANAAVRVNPDGTFTVTPDVTTAHLGGSVSFTVTADNGSTYRLPGVLGRIQSVIHYYAQRLGISGHDTTTTLVIVDVGSINKAPIISGYTDATPAIDGTVTGQIEATDPNQDSLLFSGSTTSAAGGAVSVNSDGSFSYTPTFQIRHAAAADNAPGSATTDSFTVTVSDGYGGSATRTITVPVSAANGNPSGGTITDLAVDDVIGVVSGSVVGVTDPDSDPLSYSSNPTTVGGGAVDVYGDGSFTYNPTAEQRHLAAALGAPFTLTHDSFTILVSDGHGGSTAITIVVPVPPETDEPPSGVAAG, from the coding sequence TTGATATTTTCAGCGATAGCGGCGGCATTGATCACCGCTGTCCTGCGGTGGCTCGTTGGTTCATTCGAGGGAAATGCGGGCGGGGTCGCCGCCGCTCTGATGCTGGGTTTGGGCGGCGCGGGCCTGGCAGTACTGGGGCTGGGTACGTTGTTCGAGCGCATCGGGCTTGCGCTGGGTTCGGCGTTGGCACTGCTGCTGGGAAACCCACTGTCAGGTCTGGCCAGTGCGCCGAAAATGCTGCCTCGCGGTTGGGGCGTAGTCGGCCAATACCTTCCTCAGGGAGCTACGGCGACGCTGCTGCGCTCGGCCATATTCTTCGATGGGGCAGGAGCCGGCGCCGCGGTCATCGTCTTGATCGCGTGGGCTGTCGGAGGTGCGGCTCTCGTCGGGTTCGCGCTACTCCGGTCGGCGGCGCACCGTTCGTCAGGCGCCCGGCCGTTCGGTGGTCCTGTTGTCTGGCTGGGTGCCGGCGCGATCACCGTCGGCATCGGCGCTGCTCTGGCGCAGGGATCGGCGGTCGCGAGCGCCGACACCGGACACAGCGGGAGGAGCGACGCCGGTGCCGGAGGCAACGTCGGACCCACTTCACCCACCCGCCATGGCGATGCAGTCACGATCAAGGTGCCAAAGGCAATTCGGCCATCTGCCGGCGCGAATCGGACGACGCCCGCCGGCCCGGCGGGCAACCCACTCCGCCCTCATGACGTACTGGGCTGGGTCCGCCGCGAGTTGCGCTACACCCTGTTCAACAAACCACCGGTGATCGCGGCCGTTCAACACACAGAAGATCCGGTCACCGGTGTCGTCACGGGTGAACTTCTCGGCACCAAGGGATCTCGGGGCGCACTGACCTACACAGTCACACAGCCCGCCAATGCGGCGGTCCGCGTGAACCCAGACGGCACTTTCACCGTCACTCCCGACGTGACCACCGCCCACCTTGGCGGGTCGGTGAGCTTCACCGTCACCGCCGACAACGGCAGCACGTATCGGCTGCCCGGCGTGCTGGGCCGCATCCAGTCGGTAATCCACTACTACGCACAACGATTGGGCATCAGCGGCCACGACACGACGACCACACTGGTGATCGTAGATGTCGGTTCCATCAACAAGGCGCCGATTATCAGCGGCTATACGGACGCCACCCCCGCCATCGACGGCACCGTCACCGGCCAGATCGAGGCAACTGATCCCAACCAGGACAGCCTGCTATTCAGCGGGTCAACGACGAGCGCAGCCGGGGGAGCCGTCAGCGTCAACTCCGACGGTTCGTTCAGCTATACGCCTACCTTCCAGATACGACATGCGGCGGCCGCTGACAACGCCCCCGGCTCGGCAACCACTGACAGTTTCACGGTCACCGTCAGTGACGGCTACGGCGGTTCCGCCACCCGGACCATCACGGTGCCGGTGAGTGCCGCCAACGGAAACCCCAGCGGCGGCACGATCACCGACTTGGCGGTCGATGACGTCATCGGTGTCGTCTCCGGATCCGTCGTCGGGGTCACCGACCCGGATTCGGACCCGCTGAGCTACAGCTCGAATCCGACCACCGTCGGAGGAGGCGCCGTCGACGTCTACGGGGACGGGTCATTCACCTACAACCCGACGGCCGAACAGCGGCACCTCGCCGCGGCGTTGGGCGCCCCCTTCACGCTGACCCACGACAGCTTCACCATTTTGGTCTCCGATGGTCACGGCGGCAGCACCGCGATCACGATCGTCGTCCCGGTTCCGCCCGAGACGGATGAACCTCCGTCCGGGGTTGCGGCCGGCTGA